A stretch of Carnobacteriaceae bacterium zg-C25 DNA encodes these proteins:
- a CDS encoding ABC transporter ATP-binding protein — protein MIKRILRYAKPYQKHVWFAIFAIFVEVACEVVQPWLMAGIIDKGIPNQDISYIVQQGVLMIGLSALALLTGALGAKHASIAGASLAYAVRKEQMAKIQQFSFHNIDHFSNASLITRLTSDISGIQNTAIMTLRILARAPIMILSTLFLIIQINAQLSLVLVVAVPILALSLFLIIAIAFPRFHKLQQAIDNINRTLQENFIGIRVVKAYVREDYEREKFYTENTNFKKRALHAMNVVIFNNPIMQLTVYACTIAVMWFGGNLAINGVMTTGNLVSYISYIGQLMMSLMMISFVFVMLTMTKASVERVFEVLDTHVDIVEPSHATAHEKISGDVVFENVHFSYAKDPTEEVLSDISFTLDKGQVLGIIGPTGSGKTSLVQLLPRLFDVTSGKVMVGGKNVKAYSFETLREQVAMVLQKNTLFSGTIRENLLWGNPNASEEEMIQAAKYAQAHDFIMELPDGYDSRVEQGGGNFSGGQKQRLCIARAMVRKPAVLILDDSTSAVDTATDSKIREAFFNYLPETTVIIIAQRISSIQGADKIIVLNDGKMDGMGTHEALLSSNEMYQNIYQTQLEGVSGNE, from the coding sequence ATGATAAAACGAATTTTACGATACGCGAAACCGTATCAAAAACATGTTTGGTTTGCTATCTTTGCTATTTTTGTTGAAGTGGCATGTGAGGTGGTACAACCATGGTTAATGGCAGGTATTATTGATAAAGGGATACCAAATCAAGATATTAGCTACATTGTGCAACAAGGTGTGCTGATGATTGGCTTATCGGCGCTAGCCTTGTTGACGGGGGCTTTAGGTGCAAAGCATGCATCAATTGCTGGCGCTTCATTGGCGTATGCCGTTAGAAAAGAGCAAATGGCAAAAATTCAGCAATTTTCTTTTCATAATATTGATCATTTTTCAAACGCATCATTGATTACACGTTTAACGAGTGATATTTCAGGTATTCAAAATACCGCGATTATGACACTTCGCATTTTAGCGCGTGCCCCGATTATGATTTTATCCACATTATTTTTAATTATTCAAATTAATGCACAATTATCTTTAGTCTTGGTGGTAGCTGTTCCCATTTTAGCGCTATCGTTATTTTTAATTATTGCGATTGCCTTTCCACGATTCCATAAATTGCAACAAGCTATTGATAACATCAACCGAACGTTACAAGAAAACTTTATTGGTATTCGTGTTGTCAAAGCGTATGTTCGTGAAGATTACGAACGCGAAAAATTTTATACGGAAAACACCAATTTCAAAAAACGGGCATTACACGCCATGAACGTTGTCATTTTTAATAACCCGATTATGCAACTGACCGTTTACGCGTGTACCATTGCGGTGATGTGGTTTGGTGGAAATCTTGCAATTAACGGTGTGATGACGACCGGAAATTTAGTTAGCTACATTTCTTACATCGGACAATTGATGATGTCGTTAATGATGATTTCGTTTGTTTTTGTGATGTTGACAATGACAAAAGCGTCTGTGGAGCGTGTTTTTGAGGTGTTGGATACACACGTTGATATTGTTGAACCATCTCACGCAACAGCGCATGAAAAAATTAGTGGTGATGTCGTTTTTGAAAATGTCCACTTTTCTTACGCAAAAGATCCTACTGAAGAAGTATTGAGCGATATTTCATTTACATTAGACAAAGGGCAAGTATTGGGAATTATCGGACCAACAGGATCGGGGAAAACGTCACTTGTCCAACTGTTGCCACGTTTATTTGATGTCACAAGCGGAAAAGTAATGGTTGGTGGTAAAAATGTAAAAGCGTATAGCTTTGAAACGTTGCGTGAACAAGTGGCAATGGTGCTACAAAAAAATACGCTATTTTCTGGAACGATTCGAGAAAACTTGTTGTGGGGTAATCCGAATGCAAGCGAAGAAGAGATGATACAAGCGGCAAAATACGCGCAAGCACACGATTTTATTATGGAATTACCAGACGGATATGATTCACGCGTTGAACAAGGCGGTGGGAATTTCTCTGGTGGTCAAAAACAACGCTTGTGTATTGCACGTGCCATGGTACGTAAACCAGCAGTTCTTATTTTAGACGATTCCACATCAGCAGTTGATACGGCGACGGATAGTAAAATTCGTGAAGCGTTCTTTAACTATTTACCGGAAACAACGGTCATTATTATTGCTCAACGCATTTCGTCCATTCAAGGTGCCGACAAAATTATCGTTTTAAATGACGGTAAAATGGACGGTATGGGTACGCATGAAGCGTTACTATCAAGTAATGAAATGTATCAAAATATTTATCAAACACAATTGGAAGGAGTGTCTGGAAATGAGTAA
- a CDS encoding ABC transporter ATP-binding protein, with the protein MSKQVKKGRRPENMKATLAQLMRYLLKSKWGLAVVAVALVVSSLANIAGTYFIRPLVNDFIDTKDVAGLGRMILMISAIYVFGVVCSFIASKMMVGIGQRTIELMRGELFNHIQKLPIQFFDTHKHGDLMSRFTNDFDNIQNMFNNSVLMIITSSLQLVLTFTMMVLLSPLLTISIVVMLGVIIVTVRFIGGRSARYFGMQQKHIGTLNGFIEEHIEGQKVIKVFHHEDKVLQSFDELNEQVLEASKQAQFYANTMFPVLGSLGYINYALTATLGGFLTINGVMDIGALASFLQYTRTFSMPIGQLSQQVNVLLAALAGAERIFKILEQTEEIDNGTVTLNRVDKDKWYWQTPDGAVEVVGKIILEDVDFGYTPEKQILKGINVWAEPGLKIAFVGATGAGKTTITNLINRFYEIHAGQITFDGIPVTDIKKSDLRQTISIVLQDTHLFTGTIADNIRYGRLDASDDDVIKAAKLANAHSFIKRLPQGYHTQITGDGDGLSQGQRQLLAIARAAVANPKVLILDEATSSIDSHTEAQISKGMDQLMAGRTSFVIAHRLSTIRNADVIMVMDHGEIIERGNHESLMEKNGVYYKLYTGQIELD; encoded by the coding sequence ATGAGTAAGCAAGTGAAAAAAGGCAGACGCCCTGAAAATATGAAAGCAACGCTCGCACAATTAATGCGCTATTTATTGAAAAGTAAATGGGGATTAGCCGTTGTAGCCGTTGCGTTAGTTGTCAGCTCTTTAGCCAATATAGCAGGAACCTATTTTATTAGACCGTTAGTCAATGATTTTATCGACACAAAAGATGTTGCTGGTTTAGGGCGTATGATTTTAATGATTAGTGCCATTTATGTATTTGGTGTTGTGTGTAGTTTTATCGCCTCTAAAATGATGGTCGGCATTGGTCAACGCACCATTGAATTGATGCGTGGTGAGTTATTCAATCACATTCAAAAACTGCCGATTCAATTTTTTGACACGCATAAACATGGTGATTTAATGTCTCGCTTTACAAACGATTTTGACAACATTCAAAATATGTTTAATAACAGTGTGCTAATGATTATTACATCATCTTTACAATTAGTGTTGACGTTTACGATGATGGTGTTGTTGTCACCGTTATTAACGATTTCGATTGTGGTTATGTTAGGTGTCATTATTGTAACGGTGCGTTTTATTGGTGGACGTTCCGCACGTTATTTTGGCATGCAACAAAAGCATATTGGGACATTAAATGGATTTATTGAAGAACATATCGAAGGTCAAAAAGTCATTAAAGTTTTCCATCACGAAGATAAAGTATTGCAATCTTTTGATGAGCTGAATGAACAAGTTTTAGAAGCGTCAAAACAGGCGCAGTTTTATGCCAATACGATGTTTCCTGTTTTAGGGAGTTTAGGTTATATTAATTACGCTTTAACGGCAACATTAGGTGGATTTTTAACGATTAATGGTGTGATGGATATTGGCGCGTTGGCATCCTTTTTACAATATACACGTACCTTTTCGATGCCAATCGGTCAATTATCGCAACAAGTCAACGTCCTTTTAGCCGCTTTAGCGGGTGCAGAACGTATTTTTAAAATATTAGAACAAACGGAAGAAATTGACAACGGTACGGTAACATTAAATCGTGTGGATAAAGATAAATGGTACTGGCAAACACCTGACGGTGCAGTTGAAGTTGTTGGAAAAATTATTTTAGAAGATGTTGATTTTGGGTACACACCAGAAAAACAAATTTTAAAAGGCATTAACGTTTGGGCAGAGCCTGGTTTAAAAATTGCCTTTGTTGGTGCAACCGGTGCGGGAAAAACAACAATTACCAATTTAATTAATCGTTTTTATGAAATCCATGCGGGGCAAATTACTTTTGATGGTATTCCAGTAACCGATATTAAAAAATCGGATTTGCGTCAAACGATTTCGATTGTGTTACAAGATACGCATTTATTTACAGGCACAATTGCAGACAACATTCGCTATGGTCGATTAGATGCTAGTGATGACGATGTCATTAAAGCGGCAAAATTAGCCAATGCGCATAGTTTTATTAAACGTTTACCGCAAGGGTATCATACACAAATTACAGGAGACGGTGACGGGTTATCACAAGGTCAACGTCAATTACTAGCCATTGCGCGAGCGGCTGTTGCCAATCCAAAAGTGTTGATTTTAGATGAGGCAACGAGTTCGATTGATAGCCATACGGAAGCACAAATTTCAAAGGGTATGGATCAGCTAATGGCTGGACGGACATCGTTTGTTATTGCGCACCGTTTATCAACGATTCGTAATGCCGATGTGATTATGGTAATGGATCATGGCGAAATTATTGAAC